One window of Nocardia nova SH22a genomic DNA carries:
- the dapA gene encoding 4-hydroxy-tetrahydrodipicolinate synthase: MTNGESTRTGLRASGTVGVAMVTPFTAEGKLDVDSGVALAAQLVDRGVDLLAISGTTGESPTTTESEKFDLLHAVVDAVGHRATVIAGAGTYDTAHSIELARNAERAGAHGLLVVTPYYSRPSQEGLLAHFIAVADATDLPVTLYDIPPRSIVPIAPDTLRRLAEHPNIVAVKDAKGDLGAGAELIADTGLAYYSGDDVLNLPWLSVGAVGFISVIGHLVPERLVQLRDAYIAGQVTLARDINASLLPVNRAMARVGGVSLIKSSLRMLGMEVGEPRLPQLMPAGANLEAVVADLRLAGVLA; the protein is encoded by the coding sequence ATGACGAACGGTGAATCGACGCGAACAGGGCTGCGCGCGTCCGGCACGGTCGGTGTCGCGATGGTGACTCCCTTTACCGCCGAGGGCAAGCTCGATGTCGATTCCGGCGTCGCCCTCGCCGCACAGCTGGTCGACCGTGGCGTCGACCTGCTCGCCATCTCCGGTACCACCGGAGAATCACCGACCACCACGGAATCGGAGAAGTTCGATCTGCTGCACGCCGTCGTGGACGCCGTGGGTCACCGCGCGACCGTCATCGCGGGCGCCGGTACCTACGACACCGCGCACAGCATCGAACTCGCGCGCAATGCCGAGCGGGCGGGTGCTCACGGTTTGCTGGTGGTGACTCCGTACTACTCGAGGCCGTCCCAGGAGGGGCTGCTCGCGCATTTCATCGCGGTCGCCGACGCCACCGATCTGCCGGTGACGCTCTACGACATTCCGCCGCGCTCGATCGTGCCGATCGCTCCCGACACACTGCGCCGCCTGGCCGAGCATCCGAATATCGTCGCGGTCAAGGACGCCAAGGGCGATCTGGGCGCCGGCGCCGAGCTCATCGCCGATACCGGACTTGCCTACTACTCCGGCGACGATGTGCTCAACCTGCCGTGGCTGTCGGTGGGCGCGGTCGGATTCATCAGTGTGATCGGCCATCTCGTGCCCGAGCGGCTGGTGCAGTTGCGTGACGCGTACATCGCCGGGCAGGTCACCCTCGCTCGCGATATCAATGCCAGCCTGTTGCCGGTGAATCGCGCGATGGCCAGGGTCGGTGGTGTGTCGTTGATCAAATCCTCGTTGCGGATGCTCGGTATGGAGGTCGGCGAGCCGCGGCTGCCGCAGCTGATGCCCGCGGGGGCGAATCTGGAAGCCGTTGTCGCGGATCTGCGGCTGGCAGGAGTGCTTGCATGA
- a CDS encoding ATP-binding protein has product MATGTRAQHQSVIAVGTPGILGRTAAAARTWLPARIAVRRNAPAAERVLRRLGLSIGVGGIIMGLAELPEIAEQARFAVGWWTPVAVVLAFGLFPVLALVSVSASPRVIRLVSACAAMVYLAALASMTFAVDTHSIAATSVWLYRILVLGVLTAALAWPVPIAIGYLLVGSAAVAATNIFLAEPFTAYSVASAWARAAGLSALFLWCAVSALRAGIRVDHRSEEAGRQAAEAAAAVARDNESARFAALIHDAVLSTLLDASRGSEPSDVLRRQAEHTLEQLDEIRVESGGPGVLDASAAVHFLRVSVHEVNPGVRFATRTWPGFDDLRMPAAAARTVAAALAEAVRNSLRHASVPGRPVARTVTCTISAGSIRVIFADDGAGFDVGAVSADRLGISVSILGRMRQLPGGAGFVESQPGEGTTVTLVWGGDGEY; this is encoded by the coding sequence GTGGCTACCGGTACCCGAGCGCAACACCAATCCGTGATCGCGGTCGGTACGCCGGGGATCCTCGGGCGCACCGCGGCCGCCGCTCGCACGTGGCTACCGGCCCGGATCGCGGTGCGGCGCAACGCTCCCGCCGCCGAACGGGTGCTGCGCAGGCTCGGGCTGTCGATCGGGGTCGGCGGGATCATCATGGGCCTGGCCGAACTCCCCGAGATCGCCGAACAGGCCCGGTTCGCGGTCGGCTGGTGGACTCCGGTCGCGGTCGTGCTCGCCTTCGGATTGTTCCCCGTACTGGCGCTGGTGTCGGTATCGGCGAGCCCGCGCGTGATCCGGCTGGTATCGGCCTGTGCCGCGATGGTGTACCTCGCCGCACTGGCCTCGATGACGTTCGCGGTGGACACCCACAGCATCGCCGCCACCTCGGTGTGGCTGTATCGGATCCTGGTGCTGGGTGTCCTCACCGCCGCGCTGGCCTGGCCGGTGCCGATCGCCATCGGCTATCTGCTGGTGGGGTCGGCCGCGGTCGCGGCGACGAATATCTTTCTGGCCGAGCCGTTCACGGCCTACTCGGTGGCGAGCGCGTGGGCGCGGGCCGCCGGTCTGTCGGCGCTGTTCCTGTGGTGCGCGGTCTCGGCGCTGCGGGCGGGAATCCGGGTGGACCACAGATCGGAGGAGGCGGGCAGACAGGCCGCCGAGGCCGCCGCGGCCGTCGCCCGCGACAACGAGAGCGCGCGCTTCGCCGCGCTCATCCACGACGCGGTGCTGTCGACCCTGCTGGATGCCTCGCGCGGCAGCGAACCCTCGGACGTGTTGCGCCGCCAGGCCGAGCACACCCTCGAACAACTCGACGAGATCCGGGTCGAGTCGGGCGGGCCCGGCGTCCTGGACGCCTCCGCCGCGGTGCATTTCCTGCGCGTCTCGGTGCACGAGGTCAACCCCGGTGTCCGATTCGCCACTCGGACCTGGCCGGGTTTCGACGATTTGCGGATGCCCGCCGCAGCCGCGCGCACGGTGGCCGCGGCGCTGGCCGAGGCGGTGCGCAACAGTCTGCGGCACGCCTCGGTGCCTGGTCGTCCGGTCGCGCGCACGGTGACCTGCACGATCAGCGCGGGCAGTATTCGCGTGATCTTCGCCGACGACGGGGCCGGGTTCGATGTCGGCGCCGTCTCCGCGGACCGGCTGGGGATCTCGGTGAGCATTCTCGGCCGGATGCGCCAGCTCCCGGGCGGCGCCGGATTCGTCGAATCGCAACCGGGAGAAGGAACCACGGTGACCTTGGTGTGGGGTGGTGACGGTGAGTACTGA
- a CDS encoding response regulator transcription factor, producing MTPPRRIGLVEDHESVALGLESMLAGESDLELVVTAGTVSELLSTAAELDLVILDLRLADGSSPQDNVRALRDRGLEVLVFTGADNPFLVRSAARAGVLGVVRKSEDVRTVVAAVRAAASGEQVVTTDWAAAIDGDPQLPDVGLSPRQQEVLTLYASGEKASRVARLTGLSEQTVNDYLGRIRQKYADAGRPAPTKTDLYKRAVEDGWLPVPERNTNP from the coding sequence ATGACGCCACCACGGCGGATCGGATTGGTCGAGGACCATGAATCGGTCGCGCTCGGGTTGGAAAGCATGCTCGCCGGTGAGAGCGATCTGGAATTGGTCGTGACCGCCGGGACCGTATCGGAATTGCTTTCCACGGCAGCGGAATTGGATCTGGTGATTCTGGATCTGCGATTGGCCGACGGTTCGAGTCCGCAGGACAATGTGCGGGCGCTGCGCGATCGGGGACTCGAGGTGCTGGTTTTCACCGGCGCCGACAACCCTTTCCTGGTGCGGTCGGCGGCACGGGCCGGTGTGCTGGGCGTGGTCCGCAAATCCGAGGATGTGCGGACGGTGGTCGCGGCCGTGCGGGCCGCGGCGAGTGGCGAGCAGGTGGTGACCACCGACTGGGCGGCCGCCATCGACGGGGATCCGCAACTGCCCGACGTCGGCCTCAGCCCGCGCCAGCAGGAGGTGCTGACTCTGTACGCCTCCGGTGAGAAGGCCTCCCGGGTGGCGCGCCTGACCGGATTGTCCGAACAGACGGTCAACGACTATCTGGGCCGGATCCGTCAGAAGTACGCCGATGCCGGACGTCCGGCCCCGACCAAGACCGACCTCTACAAGCGTGCGGTGGAGGACGGGTGGCTACCGGTACCCGAGCGCAACACCAATCCGTGA
- a CDS encoding flavodoxin family protein: MPTLLIIHHTPSPFLQDMFEAVLSGATDPEIEGVEVVRRAALQVTADDVLAADGYVLGTPANLGYMSGALKHAFDTFYYPCLDSTRGRPFGVYIHGNQGTEGAERSIATVTTGMGWEQVAAPVIVTGPPDAGDRERCWELGATVAAGLMD, encoded by the coding sequence GTGCCCACCTTGCTGATCATCCACCACACGCCCTCGCCGTTCCTGCAGGACATGTTCGAGGCGGTGTTGTCGGGGGCCACCGATCCCGAGATCGAGGGGGTCGAGGTGGTGCGGCGGGCGGCATTGCAGGTGACGGCCGATGATGTGCTGGCGGCGGACGGGTATGTGCTCGGGACCCCGGCGAATCTGGGATATATGTCCGGGGCGCTCAAACACGCCTTCGACACCTTCTACTATCCGTGTCTGGACAGCACGCGGGGGCGCCCGTTCGGCGTCTATATCCACGGTAATCAAGGCACCGAGGGGGCCGAACGCAGTATTGCCACCGTGACCACCGGAATGGGGTGGGAACAGGTCGCCGCGCCGGTGATCGTGACCGGTCCGCCCGACGCCGGTGACCGGGAGCGGTGCTGGGAATTGGGGGCGACGGTGGCCGCCGGATTGATGGATTGA
- a CDS encoding response regulator transcription factor has protein sequence MQGKSVASGPHRIGIVEDHQVTIVGLRQILAAEPSITIAAAAASVPELLAATTDLHLVVLDLRLPDGSSPAANIEQLRAAGIETLVFTSGDEPFLVRAAARAGVLGVVRKSERDEIVAAAVRDAAAGQQVPTAEWAVAIDSDGDFAAVNLSPRQRDVLALYASGEPAARVAKLTDLTEATVNVYLGRIRQKYAESGRPARTKTELFKRALEDGWLPIPRRRR, from the coding sequence TTGCAAGGGAAATCGGTCGCATCCGGTCCGCACCGGATCGGAATCGTCGAAGACCATCAGGTGACCATCGTGGGACTCCGGCAGATACTGGCCGCCGAGCCGTCGATCACCATCGCCGCCGCCGCGGCATCGGTGCCGGAACTACTGGCCGCCACCACCGACCTCCACCTGGTCGTCCTCGATCTCCGGTTGCCCGATGGTTCGTCCCCGGCCGCCAATATCGAACAGCTGCGCGCGGCGGGCATCGAGACATTGGTCTTCACCTCCGGTGACGAGCCGTTCCTGGTCCGTGCCGCGGCGCGGGCGGGCGTCCTCGGCGTGGTGCGTAAATCCGAGCGGGACGAGATCGTCGCCGCCGCGGTGCGCGACGCCGCTGCGGGACAACAGGTTCCGACCGCCGAGTGGGCGGTGGCCATCGATTCCGACGGTGATTTCGCGGCCGTGAACCTGAGCCCTCGCCAGCGAGATGTGCTGGCGCTGTACGCCTCCGGCGAGCCCGCCGCGCGGGTCGCGAAACTCACCGACCTGACCGAGGCCACGGTGAACGTCTATCTGGGCCGGATCCGCCAGAAATACGCCGAATCCGGCCGCCCGGCACGGACCAAGACCGAGCTGTTCAAACGCGCGCTGGAGGACGGGTGGCTGCCCATACCGCGAAGACGTCGGTGA
- a CDS encoding sensor histidine kinase: MAAHTAKTSVSAAPEPLGEGPAEARITRLFARFISSGYLFYLALMAPSIAGEAAVLASWWTVSAVTAVYGPPIVLGVVSFHRDLRWTRRAAAASALGFIIAALTWPLAWNGELLRADAWISTIPGLAGLAAAVVWRPAWTLAALICAVVPVQLINHFCRAPGHNGVLVPDLMFAMSFCLLYVCAALMAMRTGRLLDATRAEAHEAAAAAAAASARTVQRARFNALLHDWAMSTLLAAARGTHRAEVRHQAELALAKLDDVEAEGSGAYTADAVAAHLRTAVADVDERLAVSCGESPSGAAFPAEPVHVLGAAVSEAVRNSVLHAGASAARTVVLSLADSRIDIVVADDGAGFDTTRIASHRLGLAVSIVERVRGLPGGAVDVTSRPGAGTTIHMSWQAVTA; this comes from the coding sequence GTGGCTGCCCATACCGCGAAGACGTCGGTGAGCGCCGCACCGGAGCCGCTCGGCGAGGGGCCCGCGGAAGCCCGGATCACCCGGCTGTTCGCCCGCTTCATCTCCTCCGGCTATCTGTTCTATCTGGCGCTGATGGCGCCGTCGATCGCCGGTGAGGCGGCGGTCCTGGCGTCCTGGTGGACTGTTTCGGCGGTGACGGCCGTGTACGGTCCGCCGATCGTGCTGGGCGTGGTGTCATTTCACCGCGACCTGCGCTGGACCCGGCGCGCGGCGGCCGCCTCCGCTCTCGGCTTCATCATCGCCGCGCTCACCTGGCCGCTGGCGTGGAACGGCGAACTGCTGCGGGCCGATGCCTGGATCTCCACGATCCCCGGGCTGGCGGGACTGGCCGCGGCGGTGGTGTGGCGACCGGCATGGACGCTGGCGGCGCTGATCTGCGCGGTGGTGCCGGTGCAACTGATCAATCACTTCTGCCGGGCGCCGGGCCACAACGGCGTGCTCGTTCCCGACCTGATGTTCGCCATGAGCTTCTGCCTGCTCTACGTGTGCGCGGCGCTGATGGCGATGCGCACCGGGCGACTGCTGGACGCCACCCGCGCCGAGGCCCACGAGGCCGCCGCCGCGGCCGCCGCGGCGAGCGCACGCACCGTCCAGCGGGCCCGTTTCAACGCACTTCTGCACGACTGGGCGATGTCGACCCTGCTGGCGGCCGCCCGCGGCACGCACCGCGCCGAGGTACGCCACCAGGCGGAACTCGCACTCGCCAAACTCGACGATGTCGAGGCCGAGGGCTCCGGCGCCTACACCGCCGACGCGGTGGCGGCTCATCTGCGCACCGCCGTCGCCGATGTCGACGAACGGCTGGCGGTCTCCTGCGGCGAATCCCCTTCCGGCGCGGCATTTCCCGCCGAGCCGGTGCATGTGCTGGGCGCGGCGGTCAGCGAGGCCGTCCGCAACAGCGTGCTGCACGCGGGCGCGAGCGCGGCCCGCACCGTGGTGCTGTCGCTGGCGGATTCGCGCATCGACATCGTCGTCGCCGACGACGGGGCCGGATTCGACACCACGAGAATCGCCTCGCACCGGCTCGGCCTCGCGGTCAGCATCGTCGAACGGGTGCGCGGCCTGCCCGGCGGCGCCGTCGACGTCACCTCCCGCCCCGGCGCGGGAACCACCATCCACATGTCCTGGCAGGCGGTCACCGCATGA
- a CDS encoding helix-turn-helix transcriptional regulator — protein MVGRATALSASSEQGVTVSESTPGQVYSITAPSVRLVPVPDSRPNPALSKREVEVLLEWILSDTKGDVCRRLFIAPGTVNTHIGRIREKYNRAGRPAPTKAALLARALQDGYISLDEI, from the coding sequence GTGGTCGGCCGGGCGACGGCGCTGTCTGCTTCTTCAGAACAGGGAGTCACCGTGTCCGAATCCACACCGGGTCAGGTTTATTCGATCACCGCTCCTTCGGTGCGGCTGGTGCCTGTACCGGACAGCCGCCCGAATCCGGCGCTCAGCAAGCGGGAGGTCGAGGTGTTGCTGGAATGGATTCTCAGCGACACCAAGGGGGATGTGTGCCGGAGATTGTTCATCGCGCCGGGCACGGTGAACACCCATATCGGTCGTATTCGGGAGAAGTACAACCGTGCCGGTCGCCCGGCCCCGACGAAGGCCGCGTTGCTGGCGCGCGCTCTGCAGGACGGCTACATCTCACTCGACGAGATTTGA
- a CDS encoding cytochrome P450, protein MTLLADGSAGHGCPVRHTGSPFDAEGPRVSLGTPEFVEDPHRAYREMRRRHGSLVPIELAPGVPATLVIGYHTALRILNDPEHFPADPRMWEKSVPEDCPVRPIMQWYPNVIRSAGGAHTRYRQAFTEAFDRVDLHELHSTVEKIAIPLINEFCNRGSADLVSQYAFPLAFEVLNRMVGCSAELGSRVATGMAAIFDTVNAAWGLDHLSQALMEQVQLRRAEPADDVTSHLAHHPAALTDEEMVRNLIVFYGGGIEPQQNLIANTLLLMITDERFGGDIFAGSLSTRDALDEVLFTDPPMANFSITYPRQPILIENAWLPAHQPVVISLAACNNDPEIAGGDRIGNRSHLAWGAGPHACPARTVAYLVAQDAIDQLLDALPEMSLSVPAAEIGWRPGPFHRAMTALPVTFPASPRLSPR, encoded by the coding sequence GTGACGTTGTTAGCTGACGGTTCCGCCGGTCATGGTTGCCCGGTTCGGCACACCGGCTCCCCGTTCGATGCCGAGGGGCCCCGGGTTTCGCTGGGCACACCGGAATTCGTCGAGGATCCGCATCGCGCCTATCGCGAGATGCGGCGCCGGCACGGGTCGCTGGTGCCGATCGAGCTGGCGCCCGGGGTTCCGGCGACCCTGGTCATCGGCTATCACACGGCGTTGCGGATTCTCAACGATCCCGAGCATTTTCCGGCCGACCCGCGGATGTGGGAGAAATCCGTTCCCGAGGACTGTCCGGTGCGACCGATCATGCAGTGGTATCCGAATGTGATCCGCAGCGCCGGTGGTGCTCACACCCGTTACCGACAGGCGTTCACGGAGGCGTTCGATCGGGTCGATCTGCACGAATTGCACTCCACCGTCGAGAAGATCGCCATTCCGCTGATCAACGAATTCTGCAACAGGGGATCGGCGGATCTGGTGTCCCAGTACGCATTCCCGCTGGCCTTCGAGGTGCTGAATCGGATGGTGGGCTGCTCGGCCGAACTCGGCAGCCGGGTGGCTACGGGTATGGCGGCGATTTTCGACACGGTGAACGCCGCCTGGGGGCTGGACCATCTGAGCCAGGCGTTGATGGAGCAGGTCCAGTTGCGCCGTGCCGAGCCCGCCGACGATGTCACCTCGCATCTGGCTCATCATCCGGCCGCTCTCACCGACGAGGAGATGGTGCGCAACCTGATCGTCTTCTACGGCGGGGGAATCGAGCCGCAGCAGAATTTGATCGCCAACACCCTGTTGCTGATGATCACCGACGAGCGTTTCGGTGGCGACATCTTCGCCGGAAGTCTTTCCACCCGCGACGCATTGGACGAGGTGCTGTTCACCGATCCGCCGATGGCGAATTTCTCCATCACCTATCCGCGTCAGCCGATCCTGATCGAAAACGCCTGGCTGCCCGCCCATCAGCCGGTGGTGATCAGTCTGGCGGCCTGCAACAACGATCCCGAGATCGCGGGTGGCGACCGCATCGGCAATCGGTCGCATCTGGCGTGGGGTGCGGGCCCGCACGCCTGCCCGGCGCGCACGGTGGCGTATCTGGTGGCGCAGGACGCGATCGATCAGCTACTCGATGCGCTGCCGGAGATGAGCCTGTCCGTCCCCGCCGCTGAGATCGGCTGGCGGCCCGGACCTTTCCATCGTGCGATGACGGCCTTGCCGGTCACCTTCCCCGCATCGCCTCGACTGAGCCCGAGATAG
- a CDS encoding zinc-binding dehydrogenase: protein MSFTIYFGEYGGALRQQEETLPEPGPGQVRIVNRAISSADDRVAKVIGLAERGVIRFPFAEHLPLADAARAFEISQGGHVRGKLILVP, encoded by the coding sequence GTGAGCTTCACGATTTATTTCGGAGAGTACGGGGGAGCTCTGCGACAGCAGGAGGAGACGCTGCCCGAGCCCGGTCCGGGGCAGGTACGGATCGTCAATCGCGCCATCTCGAGCGCCGACGATCGGGTGGCGAAGGTGATCGGCCTGGCCGAGCGTGGTGTGATCCGCTTCCCGTTCGCCGAACACCTCCCGCTCGCCGATGCCGCGCGTGCGTTCGAGATCAGCCAGGGCGGGCACGTGCGCGGCAAGTTGATTCTCGTGCCCTGA
- a CDS encoding DUF5753 domain-containing protein: protein MQHLCEVYERSATETAALKNLAQQAAVKNWYQEYSAVLPGNFDNYVELESAVKHLVSYQELVPGLLQTEAYARTMIHNYIPDDPDNALQQRVAVRMKRQLIIKRKAEPVTLDVVVHEAALRRVVGGPKIMSAQLRHMADVSTQQNVQLRVLPFAAGMPMGLVPGPFVIMDFGSTSSGRPIEPTVVYVESVVTTAITSRTKPT from the coding sequence GTGCAGCACTTGTGCGAGGTATACGAACGTTCGGCGACCGAGACGGCGGCGCTGAAGAACTTGGCACAGCAGGCTGCGGTGAAGAACTGGTATCAGGAATACAGTGCCGTGCTGCCTGGAAATTTCGACAACTATGTCGAGCTGGAAAGCGCTGTGAAGCACCTTGTCTCGTACCAGGAGCTCGTGCCCGGCCTACTCCAAACCGAGGCTTACGCCCGCACGATGATCCACAACTACATTCCCGACGATCCCGACAACGCTCTCCAACAGCGCGTTGCCGTTCGGATGAAGCGGCAGCTGATCATCAAGAGGAAGGCAGAACCGGTCACGCTGGACGTAGTAGTTCATGAGGCGGCACTCCGGCGAGTGGTCGGCGGCCCGAAGATCATGAGCGCCCAGCTCCGTCACATGGCCGACGTCAGCACCCAGCAGAACGTACAACTTCGTGTCCTGCCGTTCGCCGCTGGCATGCCCATGGGACTTGTGCCCGGCCCATTCGTCATCATGGACTTCGGTTCGACCAGTTCGGGCAGGCCAATCGAACCTACTGTCGTATACGTGGAGAGTGTTGTGACAACGGCAATTACCTCGAGAACGAAGCCGACGTAG
- a CDS encoding DUF397 domain-containing protein has product MDLNLAGAEWFKSSYSQGASECVEVAWLADGMVGVRDSKDSSGPALVFRQDEWAAFTESVRDCPEFG; this is encoded by the coding sequence GTGGACCTGAATCTCGCTGGCGCGGAGTGGTTCAAGAGCAGCTACAGCCAGGGGGCGTCGGAATGTGTCGAGGTGGCGTGGCTCGCGGACGGCATGGTCGGCGTCCGCGACTCGAAGGACTCGTCGGGCCCAGCACTCGTGTTCCGCCAAGACGAATGGGCAGCGTTCACCGAGTCGGTTCGGGACTGCCCCGAATTTGGTTGA
- a CDS encoding Eco57I restriction-modification methylase domain-containing protein, whose protein sequence is MSGTSCVLNAVYSSSSKRTYDVDTVVDTVEDLARLCGRLGAASVGTLSDCERDLIPAGGVSESLLRVVREKIETGQDPLGSMYCQIRSRVERRPLGQTYTPAPVVQAMVDWASSQGTPSRIIDPGAGSGRYLLAAAQAFPNATGIAVEVDPLSALMLRANVAVLGLSKRIAVHLGDYRTLTVESVEGSTLFVGNPPYVRHHAISSEWKKWLTISARERGFKASALAGLHVYFFLATARLGKPGDFGAFITSSEWLDVNYGSLVRQLLLDGLGGDSVHVIDPKLELFDDAMTTGAITCFKVGDAPSSMRLRRVDRVNDLGNLSGGRKVSRQRLAESNRWSVLSRVTPKLPEGYIELGELCRVHRGQVTGANQIWVQRRDAVALPDRVLYPSVTRARELFKAGDRIDTSSGLRVVIDLPVDLDEFDDGDRIQIDRFLQVAKTKKADEGYIASKRRAWWSVGLRSAAPLLATYMARRPPAFVRNGAQVRHINIAHGLYPREPLSNSVLDNLGSYLRTAVSVNQGRTYAGGLTKFEPKEMERIVVPDLGTLTQECYESGVSAKLES, encoded by the coding sequence ATGAGCGGTACTTCGTGCGTGTTGAACGCGGTGTATTCAAGCTCAAGCAAGCGGACGTATGACGTGGATACTGTCGTAGATACCGTTGAGGACTTGGCGCGTCTGTGTGGTCGCCTTGGAGCGGCATCTGTAGGAACACTCTCGGATTGCGAACGGGATCTCATCCCAGCTGGTGGTGTCAGCGAAAGTCTACTCCGTGTCGTACGTGAAAAGATCGAGACTGGCCAAGATCCGCTCGGAAGCATGTATTGCCAGATACGGTCTCGTGTCGAACGTCGCCCCCTCGGGCAGACCTACACTCCCGCCCCGGTCGTGCAGGCGATGGTGGATTGGGCTTCGTCGCAAGGCACCCCGTCGCGAATCATAGACCCTGGCGCTGGGTCTGGTCGATATTTATTGGCCGCAGCTCAAGCCTTCCCGAACGCTACTGGAATAGCAGTGGAGGTTGATCCACTCTCGGCTCTCATGTTGCGAGCTAACGTTGCGGTACTTGGACTGAGTAAGAGGATAGCGGTACATCTAGGTGACTATCGCACACTTACAGTCGAGTCCGTAGAAGGATCAACCCTGTTTGTCGGAAACCCTCCGTATGTTCGACATCACGCCATTTCTTCTGAATGGAAGAAATGGCTTACTATTTCGGCGCGGGAACGTGGTTTCAAAGCCAGCGCTCTGGCCGGACTTCACGTATATTTCTTCCTCGCCACGGCGCGTCTGGGCAAGCCTGGCGACTTTGGAGCGTTCATCACTAGTAGCGAATGGCTTGATGTAAATTACGGGAGCCTTGTTCGTCAGTTGTTGCTTGACGGTCTCGGTGGCGATTCTGTGCATGTCATCGACCCCAAACTTGAACTGTTCGACGACGCAATGACCACTGGCGCGATTACTTGCTTCAAGGTGGGTGACGCCCCGAGCTCGATGCGGTTGCGCCGGGTAGACAGAGTTAACGATCTCGGTAACCTGTCCGGTGGCCGTAAGGTGTCGCGTCAGCGGCTCGCAGAATCGAACCGTTGGTCGGTCCTGTCCCGAGTAACACCCAAGTTGCCCGAGGGGTATATCGAACTTGGTGAACTGTGCCGCGTTCACCGAGGGCAAGTGACCGGCGCTAACCAAATATGGGTTCAGCGAAGGGATGCTGTGGCGTTGCCCGATCGTGTGCTGTATCCGTCGGTGACTAGAGCACGCGAACTATTCAAGGCGGGCGACCGGATCGATACATCATCTGGACTCCGCGTAGTAATCGACCTTCCGGTTGATCTGGACGAGTTCGACGATGGCGATCGGATACAGATAGACCGATTTCTTCAAGTTGCGAAGACTAAGAAGGCTGATGAAGGTTACATTGCTTCAAAACGCCGTGCATGGTGGAGCGTAGGCCTGCGGTCCGCTGCACCACTTCTCGCAACCTACATGGCGCGACGGCCGCCAGCGTTCGTCCGTAACGGTGCGCAGGTTCGACATATCAATATTGCGCATGGCCTATACCCGCGCGAGCCTCTAAGTAATTCGGTGCTCGATAACCTTGGCTCATATTTACGTACAGCTGTCTCTGTGAATCAGGGACGCACATACGCTGGAGGTTTAACCAAGTTCGAACCGAAGGAAATGGAACGCATTGTAGTTCCAGACCTTGGGACGTTAACGCAGGAGTGTTATGAATCAGGTGTCTCCGCCAAGTTGGAGTCATGA
- a CDS encoding XamI family restriction endonuclease — MNQVSPPSWSHEQFVDDSEVAREYFRQMRMQEPLEQYLDRFEEFRLILEELIEATVDLSQLADQASDLLTQSEDTLTTIRYLASPPISADDLKELAETTLSRSRLIAEGGVAARRVIETVLLGLDRNRFPWIGEDREPTDAERNAAVISTAALIATQKVQTARRNEAKDEQESLAASYLVSQGFRQVPTRKIVSVMDMPQPGEFCRESMFGDRKADLVVRVWDGRIMPIECKVSNSSTNSVKRLNNDAAVKAKAWIEQFGNRTTIPAALLSGVFKVHNLESAQTAGLTIIWAHYLDAFGNFLESTKS; from the coding sequence ATGAATCAGGTGTCTCCGCCAAGTTGGAGTCATGAGCAGTTCGTCGACGACTCTGAGGTCGCCCGGGAGTATTTCCGTCAGATGCGGATGCAGGAGCCGCTTGAGCAATACCTTGACAGATTCGAGGAATTCCGTCTGATCCTCGAAGAGCTTATCGAAGCGACTGTCGATCTGTCGCAGCTAGCTGACCAGGCAAGTGATTTACTTACTCAGTCGGAGGATACGCTAACGACGATTCGTTACCTTGCCTCTCCGCCGATCAGTGCTGATGATCTCAAAGAGCTTGCCGAGACGACACTCAGCAGGTCGCGGCTCATAGCTGAAGGTGGTGTTGCAGCGCGGCGCGTTATTGAAACTGTATTGCTTGGATTAGACCGCAATCGATTTCCGTGGATCGGCGAAGACCGAGAACCCACTGACGCGGAACGAAATGCGGCGGTGATTTCAACTGCTGCTCTGATCGCGACTCAAAAGGTTCAGACGGCCCGAAGAAATGAGGCGAAAGATGAGCAAGAAAGCCTGGCGGCAAGCTACCTGGTGAGTCAAGGATTCAGACAGGTCCCGACCCGGAAAATCGTTAGCGTGATGGATATGCCGCAACCTGGAGAATTCTGTCGCGAGTCCATGTTTGGGGACCGCAAGGCCGATCTTGTTGTCCGCGTTTGGGATGGTCGGATTATGCCAATCGAGTGCAAGGTAAGCAACTCCTCAACTAACAGCGTCAAGCGTCTGAACAATGACGCTGCGGTTAAAGCTAAAGCATGGATTGAACAATTTGGGAATCGAACAACTATCCCTGCTGCACTTTTGTCTGGCGTATTCAAGGTACACAACTTGGAAAGTGCTCAAACGGCGGGCCTTACCATAATATGGGCTCATTATTTAGACGCATTCGGCAATTTTCTAGAGTCGACTAAATCTTAA